A region from the Mycobacterium heidelbergense genome encodes:
- a CDS encoding SDR family NAD(P)-dependent oxidoreductase, which produces MTTTPAKYGQFAVITGASSGLGAEFAAQLADAGFNLVLVARRRDRLDALANHLGSQRQVLAIPLDLAAPGAVDELVARTRALDVGLVVAAAGTMVAGRFVDNDYAAESQSVQLNVLALMQLAHRYGAMMATRGRGGLILVASTVGHAAVPFSANYAATKAYVSSLGRALHYELKSSGVDVLTLAPGPTDTEGLRETEGIDFGALPMPMMTSTAVVRTALKKLGRRSLVIPGAMNRMADVLCHLLPRSVMTAMFGRMLFKAMAAGPAAAPTSGIDSQRQGRAS; this is translated from the coding sequence ATGACCACGACCCCCGCCAAGTACGGTCAATTCGCCGTGATCACCGGCGCCTCATCAGGTCTCGGCGCCGAATTCGCGGCTCAACTCGCCGACGCCGGCTTCAACTTGGTGCTGGTCGCTCGTCGCCGGGATCGCCTCGATGCCCTCGCAAACCACCTGGGCTCCCAGCGGCAGGTGCTGGCGATCCCGTTGGATCTGGCCGCGCCGGGAGCCGTCGATGAGCTGGTGGCCCGCACCCGCGCCCTGGATGTCGGCCTGGTCGTCGCCGCGGCCGGGACCATGGTGGCCGGCCGGTTCGTCGATAACGACTACGCCGCCGAGTCACAGTCGGTTCAGCTCAACGTTCTGGCGTTGATGCAACTGGCCCACCGTTACGGCGCGATGATGGCGACCCGCGGGCGCGGTGGATTGATCCTGGTGGCCTCGACCGTGGGTCACGCAGCGGTGCCGTTTTCGGCCAACTACGCCGCGACAAAGGCCTATGTGTCGTCCTTGGGTCGGGCGCTGCACTACGAGCTCAAATCGTCCGGGGTCGATGTGCTGACGTTGGCGCCGGGCCCGACCGACACCGAGGGCCTGCGGGAGACCGAAGGCATCGACTTTGGTGCGCTGCCCATGCCGATGATGACCAGCACGGCGGTGGTGCGTACCGCGCTGAAGAAGTTGGGGCGAAGGTCGCTGGTCATTCCGGGCGCGATGAACCGCATGGCCGACGTGCTGTGCCACCTCTTGCCACGGTCAGTGATGACGGCGATGTTCGGGCGGATGCTGTTCAAGGCCATGGCCGCCGGCCCCGCCGCGGCCCCGACGTCCGGGATCGACTCACAACGCCAAGGGCGCGCATCGTGA
- a CDS encoding TetR/AcrR family transcriptional regulator: protein MGPVNSRSTTRKPYQSRLRAQQAAATRQLVLDAATRLFIEHGYAATSIDAIADAAGVGRSTVFAAAGGKPWLLKTAYDRAIVGDDEPVPLRERPQVRRLFELTDPARIVDGYTRILAEGAQRVSAIYQVVASAAGCDPEVHQLWVTLSDERFVGAGQIADLIAKRGGLRRGLSRSAARDIVWVYNDPGLHHALVVSRGWALKRYRDWIADSLRHNLLG, encoded by the coding sequence ATGGGTCCGGTGAATTCTAGGTCGACGACGCGCAAGCCCTATCAATCGCGGCTTCGCGCCCAACAGGCAGCGGCAACCCGCCAGCTGGTACTCGACGCCGCGACACGATTGTTCATCGAGCACGGATACGCCGCTACGTCCATCGACGCCATCGCTGACGCCGCCGGGGTGGGCCGCTCCACGGTGTTTGCCGCCGCGGGCGGCAAACCCTGGCTGCTTAAGACGGCCTACGACCGCGCCATCGTCGGCGATGACGAGCCAGTCCCACTGCGAGAACGGCCCCAAGTCCGCCGACTGTTCGAGCTGACCGACCCTGCGCGCATCGTCGACGGTTACACGCGGATCCTCGCCGAGGGCGCACAACGCGTCTCGGCGATCTATCAGGTGGTGGCCTCAGCCGCCGGCTGCGACCCGGAGGTGCATCAGCTATGGGTCACGCTCAGCGATGAACGCTTCGTCGGCGCGGGTCAGATCGCCGACCTCATCGCCAAACGAGGCGGGTTACGCCGAGGACTGTCACGTTCCGCCGCCCGCGACATCGTTTGGGTGTACAACGATCCCGGCTTACACCACGCCCTTGTCGTCTCCCGCGGCTGGGCACTAAAACGCTACCGCGACTGGATCGCTGATTCGCTGCGCCACAACCTTTTAGGCTGA
- a CDS encoding plasma-membrane proton-efflux P-type ATPase: MDATDKVTELPLSQLLAELDSSAAGLTAAEAVQRLQRYGPNEIAEHHRNPVVEFLGYFWAPIPWMIEVALALSVAARHWTDAIIIGVLLAMNGLVAYFEEHQAANAIAALKQRLASAARVLRDGAWVTVAVRELVPGDVVRVRLGDVMPADLRVLDDVTLEVDQSAMTGESLAVSRGQGQSLYSGSVLVRGEADALVSATGASSYMGKTTALVESAGTVSHFQRAVLRIANYLIVIAVALVTLTVAVSLVRGNPALQTLEFALVVTIASIPVALPAVLSVTMAVGARQLAHQEAVVSHLPAVEELGGIDLLCSDKTGTLTQNRLAVAARWTAQGVSDDELLAVAALASRAEDNDLIDLAVLAAANQRPAAQVDQFTPFDPVSKRTEALVRDSDGHTFRVSKGAPQVIAALCDGDGAAAQVDGVVERFATHGHRSLGVARSDGDGSWRLMGVLGLADPPRDDSAATISAAKELGIDVKMVTGDQVAIGREIARQVGLGAQILDAAILDGATDDDNLGARVEATDGFAQVFPEHKYHIVRLLQARGHIVGMTGDGVNDAPALKQADAGIAVAGATDAARAAADVVLLAPGLSVIVTAIGQAREIFARLTSYATYRIAETIRVLLLITLAVVFMNFFPVTAAMIVFLALLNDGAILSIAYDHVRGSPRPVKWDMRGVLTIATALGVIGVVATFTLFFLADKVFGLDHDTIRTMIYLKLSVAGQLTIFLTRTRGPFWSRPAPARLLLGAVITAQTIATLIAVYGVAMTPLGWRWAGLVWAYAVVWFLFNDRVKLATYHWLDHHPRRGHRNVLAPKPIRRPAKSPPHGTAPIIVGR; encoded by the coding sequence ATGGACGCCACCGACAAGGTGACCGAGCTGCCGTTGTCACAGTTACTGGCCGAATTGGACAGTTCCGCAGCGGGTTTGACGGCCGCTGAGGCGGTGCAGCGGCTGCAGCGTTACGGCCCCAACGAGATCGCCGAGCACCACCGCAATCCGGTGGTGGAGTTTCTGGGATATTTCTGGGCGCCGATCCCGTGGATGATCGAGGTCGCATTGGCGTTGTCGGTGGCCGCCCGGCACTGGACCGACGCGATCATCATCGGGGTGCTGTTGGCGATGAACGGGCTGGTGGCCTATTTCGAGGAACACCAGGCGGCCAACGCGATCGCCGCGCTCAAGCAGAGACTGGCGTCGGCGGCACGGGTGTTGCGCGACGGCGCCTGGGTGACGGTGGCGGTGCGCGAGCTGGTGCCCGGCGACGTGGTGCGGGTGCGCCTCGGTGATGTGATGCCCGCCGATCTGCGGGTGCTCGACGACGTCACGCTCGAGGTGGATCAGTCGGCGATGACCGGCGAATCGCTGGCGGTGAGCCGCGGGCAGGGCCAGAGCCTGTATTCCGGGTCGGTGCTGGTGCGCGGGGAGGCCGACGCGCTGGTGTCTGCCACCGGGGCGTCGTCGTATATGGGGAAGACCACCGCGCTGGTGGAAAGCGCGGGAACGGTCAGCCACTTTCAGCGCGCGGTGCTACGCATCGCCAACTACCTGATCGTGATCGCGGTCGCGTTGGTGACGTTGACGGTCGCGGTCTCGCTGGTGCGGGGCAATCCGGCGCTGCAGACCCTCGAGTTCGCGCTGGTGGTCACGATCGCCTCCATCCCGGTGGCGTTGCCGGCGGTGCTGTCCGTGACCATGGCCGTGGGGGCGCGCCAGCTGGCGCACCAAGAGGCCGTGGTCAGCCACCTGCCCGCGGTGGAGGAACTCGGCGGCATCGACCTGTTGTGCTCGGACAAGACCGGCACCCTGACCCAGAACCGCCTCGCGGTCGCCGCCCGCTGGACCGCCCAGGGCGTCTCCGACGACGAGCTGCTCGCAGTCGCAGCGTTGGCCTCGCGCGCCGAGGACAACGACCTCATCGATCTGGCGGTGCTGGCCGCCGCGAACCAACGACCGGCCGCGCAGGTGGACCAGTTCACCCCGTTCGACCCGGTCAGCAAGCGCACCGAGGCGCTGGTGCGCGACTCCGACGGTCACACGTTTCGGGTCAGCAAGGGCGCGCCGCAGGTCATCGCCGCCCTGTGCGACGGCGACGGCGCCGCCGCCCAGGTCGATGGCGTGGTCGAACGGTTCGCCACCCACGGGCACCGATCCCTGGGCGTGGCGAGATCGGACGGCGACGGCTCGTGGCGGCTGATGGGCGTGCTGGGGTTGGCCGATCCGCCCCGCGACGATTCCGCGGCGACCATCTCCGCCGCAAAGGAACTCGGCATCGACGTCAAGATGGTCACCGGCGACCAGGTGGCCATCGGCCGCGAGATCGCCCGCCAGGTCGGCCTGGGCGCGCAGATTCTCGATGCCGCAATCCTGGACGGGGCCACCGACGATGACAATCTGGGCGCCCGGGTGGAAGCCACCGACGGGTTCGCGCAGGTCTTTCCCGAGCACAAGTACCACATCGTGCGGCTGTTGCAGGCCCGCGGGCACATCGTCGGGATGACCGGCGACGGGGTCAACGACGCACCCGCGCTCAAGCAGGCCGACGCGGGCATCGCGGTGGCCGGAGCCACCGATGCGGCCCGGGCCGCGGCCGATGTGGTCCTGCTGGCGCCGGGGTTGTCGGTGATCGTGACGGCCATCGGGCAGGCCCGCGAGATCTTTGCCCGGCTGACCAGTTATGCCACCTACCGCATCGCCGAAACCATCCGGGTGCTGCTGCTGATCACTCTGGCGGTCGTGTTCATGAACTTCTTCCCGGTCACCGCCGCGATGATCGTGTTCCTGGCGCTGCTCAACGACGGCGCGATCCTGTCCATCGCGTACGATCATGTGCGCGGCTCACCCAGGCCCGTCAAGTGGGACATGCGCGGTGTGCTGACCATCGCCACCGCGCTGGGCGTCATCGGTGTGGTCGCGACCTTTACGCTTTTCTTCCTCGCCGACAAGGTCTTTGGCCTCGACCACGACACGATCCGCACCATGATCTACCTCAAACTGTCGGTCGCCGGTCAGCTGACCATCTTCCTGACCCGCACCCGCGGCCCCTTCTGGTCTCGGCCCGCGCCCGCACGATTACTGTTGGGCGCCGTCATCACCGCGCAAACCATCGCCACCCTGATCGCCGTCTACGGTGTGGCGATGACCCCGCTCGGGTGGCGCTGGGCCGGCCTGGTGTGGGCCTACGCGGTCGTGTGGTTCCTGTTTAACGACCGGGTCAAGCTCGCCACTTACCACTGGCTCGATCACCATCCCCGCCGCGGACACCGAAACGTCCTGGCCCCCAAGCCCATTCGACGCCCCGCGAAAAGTCCGCCACACGGCACCGCGCCCATCATTGTGGGGCGTTAG
- a CDS encoding epoxide hydrolase family protein — protein sequence MRPFRIEVADGVLEDLRSRLARTRWPEAECVDDWSQGMPLAYTRELADYWANEYDWRSREAALNRFDQFITEIDGLDIHFIHQRSPHEDAFPLLITHGWPGSIVEFHKVIEPLTDPTAHGGRAEDAFHVVCPSLPGYGFSGKPARTGWGVERIARAWEALMLRLGYDRYGAQGGDWGAAVTTQIGRNGNHCAAIHLNMPVGAPGELDNPTEEEKAALAALSHHRKWGTGYSKQQSTRPQTVGYGLVDSPVGQLAWIVEKFWAWADCDGHPENAFTRDELLDNVMLYWVTGTAASSARLYWESFRAWRGGARVEVPTGVAAFPKELLKAPRTWCEPSYNITHWTDMPRGGHFAAFEQPELFVGDLRAFFATVR from the coding sequence GTGCGGCCGTTTCGCATCGAGGTCGCCGACGGCGTTCTGGAAGATCTGCGATCGCGCCTGGCGCGCACCCGGTGGCCCGAAGCCGAATGCGTGGACGACTGGAGCCAGGGCATGCCGCTGGCCTACACCCGCGAGTTGGCCGATTATTGGGCCAACGAATACGACTGGCGGTCCCGCGAGGCCGCGCTCAACCGCTTCGACCAGTTCATCACCGAAATCGACGGGCTGGACATCCATTTCATCCACCAGCGGTCGCCGCACGAGGACGCCTTCCCGCTGCTGATCACCCACGGCTGGCCCGGCTCAATTGTGGAGTTTCACAAGGTGATTGAGCCGCTGACCGATCCGACGGCCCACGGGGGCCGCGCCGAGGACGCTTTTCACGTCGTGTGCCCGTCGCTTCCCGGGTACGGGTTCTCCGGCAAGCCCGCCCGCACCGGCTGGGGCGTCGAAAGGATCGCCCGGGCCTGGGAGGCGCTCATGCTGCGCCTCGGTTACGACCGCTACGGCGCGCAGGGCGGCGACTGGGGTGCGGCCGTCACGACCCAGATCGGCCGAAACGGCAACCATTGCGCGGCCATCCATCTGAACATGCCGGTCGGCGCGCCGGGGGAGCTCGACAACCCCACCGAGGAGGAGAAGGCGGCCCTGGCCGCGCTGTCCCACCACCGGAAGTGGGGCACCGGCTATTCCAAGCAGCAGTCCACCCGGCCGCAAACGGTGGGCTACGGGCTGGTCGATTCGCCGGTGGGACAGCTGGCGTGGATCGTCGAGAAGTTCTGGGCCTGGGCGGATTGCGATGGGCATCCCGAGAACGCGTTCACCCGGGACGAGCTGCTCGACAACGTGATGCTCTACTGGGTGACCGGCACCGCCGCGTCCTCGGCCCGGTTGTATTGGGAGAGCTTCCGGGCGTGGAGGGGAGGGGCCCGTGTCGAGGTGCCCACGGGTGTGGCCGCTTTCCCCAAAGAGCTTCTGAAGGCGCCGCGGACGTGGTGTGAGCCGAGCTACAACATCACGCACTGGACCGACATGCCGCGCGGTGGCCATTTCGCCGCGTTCGAGCAACCGGAGCTGTTCGTCGGGGACCTGCGCGCGTTCTTCGCGACGGTGCGGTAA
- a CDS encoding oxygenase MpaB family protein has translation MKRPATRVADLLNPAALLLPAANVIMQLSSPGVGYGVLESPVDSGNVYKHPFKRARTTGTYLAVATIGTESDRALIRDAVDVAHRQVRSTPSSPVSYNAFDPKLQLWVAACLYRYFVDQHEFLHGPLDDDTADAVYRDAKRLGTTLQVPERMWPPDRAAFDEYWKRSLEEARIDPPVRGHLRGVASVAFLPWPLRALAGPFNLFATTGFLAPEFRAMMQLDWSRGQQRRFEWLLAALRVADRLIPHRAWIFGYRLYLWDMRFRARRGRRIV, from the coding sequence ATGAAGCGGCCCGCAACCCGGGTCGCCGACCTGCTGAACCCGGCGGCGCTGCTGTTACCGGCCGCGAACGTGATCATGCAGCTGTCGTCGCCGGGCGTCGGCTACGGCGTGCTGGAGAGCCCCGTCGACAGCGGCAATGTCTACAAGCATCCGTTCAAGCGCGCCCGCACGACCGGCACCTACCTGGCGGTCGCGACCATCGGGACCGAGTCCGACCGGGCCCTGATCCGCGACGCCGTCGACGTCGCGCATCGGCAGGTGCGGTCGACGCCGTCGAGCCCGGTGTCCTACAACGCGTTCGACCCCAAATTGCAGCTGTGGGTGGCCGCCTGCCTGTACCGCTATTTCGTTGACCAGCACGAGTTTTTGCACGGCCCGCTCGACGACGACACCGCCGACGCCGTCTATCGCGACGCCAAACGGTTGGGGACCACGCTGCAGGTGCCCGAGCGGATGTGGCCGCCGGACCGGGCCGCGTTCGACGAGTATTGGAAGCGCTCCCTCGAGGAGGCGCGCATCGACCCGCCGGTGCGCGGGCATCTGCGCGGGGTGGCGTCGGTGGCTTTCCTGCCGTGGCCGTTGCGAGCGCTGGCGGGGCCGTTCAACCTCTTCGCGACGACGGGCTTCCTGGCCCCGGAGTTTCGGGCGATGATGCAGCTGGACTGGTCGCGGGGGCAGCAGCGCCGGTTCGAGTGGCTCCTGGCCGCCCTGCGGGTGGCCGATCGGCTGATTCCGCACCGGGCGTGGATCTTCGGCTATCGGCTTTACCTGTGGGACATGCGATTCCGCGCGCGACGGGGCCGCCGCATCGTCTAG
- a CDS encoding cobalamin biosynthesis protein, with amino-acid sequence MFATRIVGVLVGYLADLAFGDPQRGHPVALFGRAAAALERVTYRDTRIAGVLHVGLLVGAVTALGIALTPRGRPWSVAAATWISLGGTSLARTGLDMSRLLERGDVEASRRLLPSLCGRDPARLDGAGLTRAALESVAENTSDAQVAPLLWAAVGGVPGVLAYRGINTLDSMVGHRSPRYIRFGWAAARLDDLANYIPARVTAGLVAVCAPLVGGSPSGAVRAWRRDAARHPSPNAGVIEAAFAGALGVQLGGPTHYHHEMQIRPTLGDGREPTVADLNRAVVLSRAVQAAAALACGTLMTLRPPGKSASNPRGQRRINASRYRRRP; translated from the coding sequence GTGTTTGCGACGAGGATCGTCGGCGTGCTGGTCGGCTACCTGGCCGACCTCGCATTCGGCGACCCGCAACGGGGTCATCCCGTCGCGCTGTTCGGCCGGGCGGCCGCGGCACTGGAGCGCGTCACCTACCGCGACACCAGGATCGCGGGTGTGCTGCACGTCGGGCTGCTGGTCGGCGCGGTGACGGCGCTGGGTATTGCCCTCACGCCCCGGGGCCGGCCCTGGTCCGTGGCCGCCGCCACCTGGATATCGCTGGGGGGGACGTCGTTGGCGCGCACGGGGTTGGACATGTCGCGGCTGTTGGAGCGCGGCGACGTCGAGGCTTCGCGACGGCTCCTACCGTCGCTGTGTGGGCGCGACCCGGCGCGGCTGGATGGTGCGGGCCTGACGCGCGCGGCGCTGGAGTCGGTCGCGGAGAACACCTCGGACGCCCAGGTGGCGCCGCTGCTGTGGGCGGCGGTGGGCGGGGTTCCGGGGGTGCTGGCCTACCGCGGCATCAACACGCTCGATTCGATGGTCGGCCACCGCTCCCCGCGCTACATCCGATTCGGTTGGGCCGCCGCGCGATTGGATGATCTGGCCAACTACATCCCGGCCCGGGTAACCGCGGGGTTGGTGGCGGTATGCGCGCCCCTGGTCGGCGGCTCACCGTCGGGTGCGGTGCGGGCCTGGCGGAGGGACGCCGCCCGGCATCCCAGCCCCAACGCCGGTGTAATCGAGGCGGCCTTCGCCGGGGCGCTGGGTGTCCAGCTCGGCGGGCCCACGCATTACCACCACGAGATGCAGATCCGGCCCACCCTCGGCGACGGCCGAGAACCCACGGTGGCCGACCTGAACCGCGCGGTTGTTCTCTCGCGGGCGGTGCAGGCGGCCGCCGCGCTGGCGTGTGGGACGTTGATGACTCTGCGCCCACCAGGCAAAAGTGCGAGTAACCCCCGTGGTCAGCGCAGAATCAACGCGTCCCGCTACCGGCGACGGCCGTAG
- a CDS encoding SURF1 family cytochrome oxidase biogenesis protein: MRRLAFLLRPGWIALALVVIAFTYLCFMVLAPWQLGKNTRTSRENRQIEHSLNTPPVPLKTMLPQQDSSAADAQWRRVTATGHYLPDVQVLARLRVVEGDPAFEVLTPFVVDDGPTVLVDRGFVRPEGSHVPAIARPPVDTVTITARLRDSEPIAPGKDPFVRDAVQQVYSINTDQIAALTKVPLTGSYLQLVDNQPGGLGVIGIPHLDAGPFLSYGIQWISFGILAPIGLGYFVYSEIRVRRQEKQRVAATPVTVEEKLADRYGRRR; encoded by the coding sequence ATGCGGCGTTTGGCTTTTCTGCTGCGGCCGGGCTGGATAGCGCTGGCGCTGGTGGTGATCGCCTTCACCTACCTGTGCTTCATGGTGCTCGCGCCCTGGCAGTTGGGAAAGAACACCAGGACGTCACGGGAGAACCGGCAGATCGAGCACTCTCTCAACACACCGCCGGTGCCGCTGAAAACCATGTTGCCCCAGCAGGATTCGTCGGCCGCCGATGCGCAGTGGCGCCGGGTGACCGCGACCGGGCACTACCTGCCCGACGTGCAGGTGCTGGCCCGGTTGCGGGTGGTCGAGGGGGACCCGGCGTTCGAGGTGCTCACCCCGTTTGTCGTCGACGACGGGCCCACCGTGCTGGTCGACCGCGGCTTCGTCCGGCCGGAGGGGTCACACGTCCCTGCGATCGCCCGCCCGCCGGTCGACACGGTGACCATCACGGCACGGCTGCGCGACTCCGAGCCCATTGCTCCAGGCAAGGATCCGTTCGTCAGAGATGCTGTGCAGCAGGTGTATTCGATCAACACCGACCAAATCGCGGCGTTGACCAAGGTCCCACTCACCGGGTCCTACCTGCAATTGGTCGACAACCAACCCGGCGGCCTCGGCGTGATCGGCATCCCCCACCTGGACGCCGGACCGTTTCTCTCCTACGGCATCCAGTGGATTTCGTTCGGCATCCTCGCGCCGATCGGGCTGGGCTACTTCGTCTACTCCGAGATCCGGGTCCGTCGCCAGGAGAAGCAGCGCGTTGCCGCAACCCCGGTGACCGTCGAGGAGAAGCTCGCCGACCGCTACGGCCGTCGCCGGTAG
- a CDS encoding low molecular weight protein-tyrosine-phosphatase — MSDALHVTFVCTGNICRSPMAEKMFADQLRRRGLGDVVRVTSAGTGNWHVGNCADDRAAGVLRAHGYSADHCAAQLDEDHLSADLVVALGRNHVRMLRQLGVDDDRIRMLRSFDPRSGAHVLDVDDPYYGDPEDFERVFTVIAAALPGLHDWVDERLARNGGT; from the coding sequence GTGTCTGACGCATTGCATGTCACGTTCGTCTGCACCGGCAACATCTGCCGTTCGCCGATGGCCGAGAAGATGTTCGCCGACCAGCTGCGGCGACGCGGCCTGGGCGATGTGGTGCGGGTGACCAGCGCGGGCACCGGCAATTGGCACGTCGGCAATTGCGCCGACGACCGGGCGGCCGGTGTGCTGCGCGCCCACGGCTATTCCGCCGACCATTGCGCCGCCCAGCTCGACGAGGACCACCTGTCGGCCGATCTGGTGGTGGCGTTGGGCCGCAACCACGTTCGGATGCTGCGGCAACTGGGCGTCGACGACGACCGGATCCGCATGCTGCGGTCGTTCGACCCGCGCTCGGGTGCCCACGTCCTCGACGTCGACGACCCGTACTACGGCGACCCCGAGGACTTCGAAAGGGTTTTCACCGTCATCGCGGCCGCCCTACCCGGCCTGCATGACTGGGTCGACGAACGACTCGCCCGGAACGGCGGGACTTGA
- a CDS encoding HAD-IA family hydrolase encodes MTDTISAGVDSPRGPGVTKAQLVIFDLDGTLTDSAEGIVASFRHALGHVGAAVPDGDLAARIVGPPMHETFRSMDLGEDAIAAYRADYTTRGWAMNSLFDGVEPLLADLRAAGVRLAVATSKAEPTARRILAHFGLDRHFEVIAGATTDGTRSSKADVLAHALEQLAPLPERVLMVGDRSHDVHGAAAHGIDTVVVGWGYGRDDFGDLADVTHVATVDELRRALGV; translated from the coding sequence GTGACAGACACGATCTCGGCCGGAGTCGATTCTCCGCGCGGCCCTGGCGTCACCAAGGCCCAGCTGGTGATCTTCGACCTCGACGGCACGCTCACCGACTCGGCGGAGGGGATCGTGGCCAGCTTCCGCCACGCGCTCGGCCACGTCGGCGCCGCGGTGCCCGACGGCGACCTGGCCGCGCGGATCGTCGGCCCGCCCATGCACGAGACCTTCCGTTCGATGGATCTCGGAGAAGACGCGATCGCGGCCTATCGGGCCGACTACACGACCCGGGGCTGGGCGATGAACAGCCTGTTCGACGGCGTCGAGCCGCTGCTGGCCGACCTGCGCGCCGCCGGCGTCCGGCTGGCCGTGGCCACCTCCAAGGCGGAACCCACCGCCCGGCGCATCCTCGCCCACTTCGGGCTCGACCGGCATTTCGAGGTGATCGCGGGCGCCACCACCGACGGCACCCGCAGCTCCAAGGCCGACGTGCTGGCCCACGCGTTGGAACAATTGGCGCCGCTGCCCGAGCGCGTGCTCATGGTCGGCGACCGCAGCCACGACGTGCACGGCGCGGCCGCGCACGGCATCGACACCGTCGTGGTCGGCTGGGGCTACGGGCGGGACGACTTCGGTGACCTTGCCGACGTGACGCATGTCGCGACGGTCGACGAGCTGCGGAGGGCGCTCGGTGTCTGA
- a CDS encoding type II toxin-antitoxin system VapC family toxin, producing MKFADTGWWVAWALPGDARHSDALAMLGAVGRSEQILTTNLVAGETWTFLRRKDSHRTALAFLDRLDALSSAERLVVHRVSEDQEAAAWDWLRKDDERVYSFVDATSFRVMRDRRLREALAFDRDFAAAGFVEVRASRQGQWES from the coding sequence GTGAAATTCGCTGACACGGGTTGGTGGGTGGCATGGGCGCTGCCCGGGGATGCTCGGCACAGCGACGCGCTCGCCATGCTCGGGGCGGTGGGGCGGTCTGAGCAAATCCTCACAACCAACCTCGTTGCCGGCGAGACCTGGACGTTTCTGCGCCGAAAAGACAGCCACCGGACCGCGCTGGCCTTTCTCGACCGGCTCGATGCTCTGAGCAGCGCCGAACGCCTCGTCGTGCACCGGGTTAGCGAGGACCAAGAAGCCGCAGCCTGGGACTGGCTCCGTAAGGACGATGAGCGGGTGTATTCCTTTGTCGACGCGACAAGTTTTCGCGTCATGCGCGACCGGCGTCTGCGCGAGGCTTTAGCTTTCGACCGGGACTTCGCGGCGGCCGGATTCGTGGAGGTCCGGGCCAGCCGTCAGGGACAATGGGAATCGTGA
- a CDS encoding ribbon-helix-helix protein, CopG family, translated as MKTVTITLPEELDALAAAEARRRGISKSELIRLGLGAVLSPPLGEPKDDLWRSLAGFGSARVSVEPGEIDDVIYGT; from the coding sequence GTGAAGACCGTCACGATCACGCTCCCCGAAGAACTCGACGCGCTGGCCGCCGCCGAAGCACGCCGACGTGGCATTTCCAAGTCAGAGCTGATACGGCTGGGACTCGGTGCCGTCCTTTCGCCGCCGCTCGGCGAGCCCAAGGACGACCTTTGGCGTTCGCTTGCCGGATTCGGCTCCGCCCGTGTCTCGGTGGAACCGGGCGAGATCGACGATGTCATCTATGGCACGTGA